In the Arachis ipaensis cultivar K30076 chromosome B10, Araip1.1, whole genome shotgun sequence genome, one interval contains:
- the LOC107624496 gene encoding ninja-family protein 4-like isoform X1, whose protein sequence is MCYSLFFYFFFFFFHIKFAAPTHLLFVVTFPLCEENSRCLLLKAFSFFLSFPLSSMETVYGEEQMKCSNKIDLTLKLSPCGDEKEEERRRKLKRSLSVMKDGSITFLPCLNRSSSLPSEAEDSNGKRMLHERLRRIAMAVNGANFFQVKSLLNPSGNSNHMQDAHKAQSSSAKGPNLNNNASTTKTNDSMASNKTTNINAKAVDLIDLNTEASTTEQNNSLAYKKTTTTDAKEAEGLDLDTNASTTKKNDCLTSKKTINTDSKEKIPDKRFKLGNYCSLKGDVMEILRQIPSVTTTGDGPNGRRVEGFLYKYRNRQACIVCVCHGNFLTPAEFVMHAGGKEVENPMKQITVYFSPF, encoded by the exons ATGTGTTATTCACTCTTcttttacttcttcttcttcttcttccatatcAAATTTGCAGCCCCCACACACTTACTTTTTGTTGTGACATTCCCACTGTGTGA AGAGAACTCTAGGTGTCTTCTGTTGAAggccttttctttctttctttctttccctttgAGTTCAATGGAG ACAGTTTATGGTGAGGAACAGATGAAGTGCAGCAACAAAATAGACCTGACATTGAAGCTGTCACCTTGTGGTgatgagaaagaagaagagaggaggaGGAAGCTGAAGAGGTCATTATCAGTGATGAAAGATGGAAGCATCACATTTCTGCCATGTCTGAACAGATCAAGCTCTTTGCCATCAGAGGCTGAGGATAGCAATGGCAAGAGAATGCTGCATGAAAGGCTTAGGAGGATTGCTATGGCTGTCAATGGTGCCAACTTCTTTCAAGTCAAGTCACTTTTAAATCCTTCCGGGAATTCAAACCATATGCAGG ATGCACATAAGGCACAATCAAGCTCAGCTAAAGGACCCAACCTCAACAACAATGCATCAACCACGAAAACAAATGATTCCATGGCTTCCAACAAAACAACAAACATCAATGCAAAGGCGGTCGACCTCATCGACCTCAACACCGAAGCATCAACCACAGAGCAAAACAATTCCTTGGCTTACAAGAAAACAACCACCACCGATGCAAAGGAGGCGGAAGGCCTTGACCTCGACACCAATGCATCAACAACGAAGAAAAATGATTGCCTGACTTCCAAGAAAACAATAAACACAGATTCAAAGGAGAAGATTCCAGACAAGAGATTCAAGCTAGGGAACTACTGCAGCCTGAAAGGGGATGTGATGGAGATCCTTAGGCAGATACCGAGTGTGACGACGACAGGAGACGGCCCTAACGGGAGAAGAGTAGAAGGGTTTCTTTACAAGTACAGGAATCGCCAAGCTTGCATTGTGTGTGTTTGCCATGGTAACTTCCTCACTCCAGCAGAGTTCGTTATGCATGCTGGTGGCAAGGAAGTCGAAAACCCAATGAAGCAAATCACTGTTTATTTCAGTCCATTCTAG
- the LOC107624496 gene encoding ninja-family protein 4-like isoform X2: METVYGEEQMKCSNKIDLTLKLSPCGDEKEEERRRKLKRSLSVMKDGSITFLPCLNRSSSLPSEAEDSNGKRMLHERLRRIAMAVNGANFFQVKSLLNPSGNSNHMQDAHKAQSSSAKGPNLNNNASTTKTNDSMASNKTTNINAKAVDLIDLNTEASTTEQNNSLAYKKTTTTDAKEAEGLDLDTNASTTKKNDCLTSKKTINTDSKEKIPDKRFKLGNYCSLKGDVMEILRQIPSVTTTGDGPNGRRVEGFLYKYRNRQACIVCVCHGNFLTPAEFVMHAGGKEVENPMKQITVYFSPF, from the exons ATGGAG ACAGTTTATGGTGAGGAACAGATGAAGTGCAGCAACAAAATAGACCTGACATTGAAGCTGTCACCTTGTGGTgatgagaaagaagaagagaggaggaGGAAGCTGAAGAGGTCATTATCAGTGATGAAAGATGGAAGCATCACATTTCTGCCATGTCTGAACAGATCAAGCTCTTTGCCATCAGAGGCTGAGGATAGCAATGGCAAGAGAATGCTGCATGAAAGGCTTAGGAGGATTGCTATGGCTGTCAATGGTGCCAACTTCTTTCAAGTCAAGTCACTTTTAAATCCTTCCGGGAATTCAAACCATATGCAGG ATGCACATAAGGCACAATCAAGCTCAGCTAAAGGACCCAACCTCAACAACAATGCATCAACCACGAAAACAAATGATTCCATGGCTTCCAACAAAACAACAAACATCAATGCAAAGGCGGTCGACCTCATCGACCTCAACACCGAAGCATCAACCACAGAGCAAAACAATTCCTTGGCTTACAAGAAAACAACCACCACCGATGCAAAGGAGGCGGAAGGCCTTGACCTCGACACCAATGCATCAACAACGAAGAAAAATGATTGCCTGACTTCCAAGAAAACAATAAACACAGATTCAAAGGAGAAGATTCCAGACAAGAGATTCAAGCTAGGGAACTACTGCAGCCTGAAAGGGGATGTGATGGAGATCCTTAGGCAGATACCGAGTGTGACGACGACAGGAGACGGCCCTAACGGGAGAAGAGTAGAAGGGTTTCTTTACAAGTACAGGAATCGCCAAGCTTGCATTGTGTGTGTTTGCCATGGTAACTTCCTCACTCCAGCAGAGTTCGTTATGCATGCTGGTGGCAAGGAAGTCGAAAACCCAATGAAGCAAATCACTGTTTATTTCAGTCCATTCTAG